Proteins from a genomic interval of Chroococcidiopsis thermalis PCC 7203:
- the glmU gene encoding bifunctional UDP-N-acetylglucosamine diphosphorylase/glucosamine-1-phosphate N-acetyltransferase GlmU, with protein MVAVAILAAGRGTRMKSTLPKVLHQIGGRSLIERAILGSLEISPNRVLVIVGYQAEQVKTALLDPNRSLVSNSLPKLEFVEQTEQLGTGHAIQQVLPHLEGFQGDLLVLNGDVPLLRPQTLQRLIQTHKQHQHAATILTAQLSDPQGYGRVFCNGQNIVQQIVEDRDCSAAQKQNRRVNAGVYCFRWQDLANVLPQLQANNDQKEYYLTDAVNLLQPAMAVDIEDEQEILGVNDREQLATAYEILQRRIKSYWMSAGVTLIDPASVTIDDTVKIQPDVVIEPQTHLRGQTAIASGCRIGPGSLIENSQIGENVTAMYSVVSNSIVGAETQIGPYAHLRGQVEVGAACRIGNFVELKNTKLGAETKAAHLSYLGDATIGEQVNIGCGTITANYDGVKKHPTKIGDRSKTGADSVLVAPIAIGQDVNIAAGSTITEDVPDDCLVIARSRQVVKPGWRLKSKE; from the coding sequence ATGGTAGCGGTAGCAATTTTGGCAGCTGGGCGCGGTACGCGAATGAAATCGACGTTGCCCAAAGTTTTACATCAAATCGGAGGGCGATCGCTGATCGAACGAGCGATCCTGGGTAGTCTGGAAATCTCTCCCAATCGAGTTTTGGTGATTGTGGGATATCAAGCCGAGCAAGTGAAGACAGCTCTTTTAGATCCCAACCGCTCGCTTGTCTCTAATTCCTTGCCAAAGTTGGAGTTTGTCGAACAAACCGAGCAGTTAGGTACGGGTCACGCAATTCAGCAAGTCCTGCCACATTTAGAAGGCTTTCAAGGGGATTTATTGGTGTTGAATGGTGACGTTCCCCTGTTACGACCCCAAACTCTACAACGGCTGATTCAAACCCACAAACAGCACCAACATGCTGCTACCATTCTCACGGCTCAACTTTCCGATCCTCAAGGTTACGGACGGGTATTTTGTAACGGTCAAAACATCGTCCAGCAAATTGTTGAAGACCGCGACTGTAGCGCGGCTCAAAAGCAAAATCGTCGCGTTAATGCTGGGGTATACTGTTTTCGCTGGCAAGATTTAGCGAACGTACTACCGCAACTACAAGCAAACAACGACCAAAAAGAATACTATTTGACAGATGCTGTAAATTTGCTCCAACCTGCGATGGCGGTTGATATCGAAGACGAACAAGAAATTTTGGGAGTCAACGATCGCGAACAGTTAGCAACAGCCTACGAGATTTTACAAAGACGCATCAAGTCCTATTGGATGTCAGCAGGAGTGACGCTGATCGATCCAGCTAGTGTCACAATTGATGACACGGTAAAGATTCAACCAGATGTTGTCATTGAGCCACAAACCCACCTACGGGGTCAAACGGCGATCGCCTCTGGCTGTCGGATTGGACCGGGTAGTTTAATTGAAAATAGTCAGATTGGCGAAAACGTCACCGCGATGTATTCTGTTGTCAGCAACAGCATTGTTGGTGCTGAAACTCAAATCGGTCCCTACGCTCACCTACGAGGTCAGGTTGAAGTTGGCGCGGCTTGTCGGATTGGCAATTTTGTGGAATTGAAAAATACGAAATTAGGAGCAGAAACCAAAGCTGCCCATTTATCGTATTTAGGCGATGCCACCATTGGGGAACAAGTCAATATTGGTTGCGGTACGATTACAGCTAACTATGATGGTGTAAAAAAGCATCCTACTAAAATTGGCGATCGCAGTAAAACGGGTGCTGATAGCGTCCTCGTCGCTCCAATCGCGATCGGACAGGATGTCAACATTGCCGCAGGCTCGACTATTACCGAAGACGTACCCGACGATTGTTTGGTTATTGCCAGATCGCGTCAGGTCGTCAAACCTGGCTGGAGGCTGAAGTCGAAGGAGTGA
- a CDS encoding helix-hairpin-helix domain-containing protein, with product MLSWLQIQTIRNRLLNDPYYRLQSLEEIAVAVSLGIQIDVNQATVDDWLRLPGLSIHQARSLVQLSHAGVQFYCIEDIAAALSVPVQRLAPLTPILKFCYYDAETSPLIRLNPNTATVEDLIQIPTMDLALAQAVVENRQMAGAYRNLVDFQKRLSLPGQIISQLMHYLSF from the coding sequence ATGTTAAGCTGGCTGCAAATTCAAACGATCCGCAATAGATTGCTAAACGATCCCTATTATCGGTTGCAATCATTAGAAGAAATTGCTGTGGCGGTGTCTTTAGGAATTCAGATTGATGTCAACCAGGCAACGGTAGATGACTGGTTGAGGCTACCGGGACTTTCCATACATCAAGCGCGATCGCTCGTTCAACTCAGCCATGCTGGGGTACAGTTTTATTGTATTGAAGATATTGCCGCTGCTTTGAGCGTTCCCGTACAACGCCTCGCACCCTTGACACCAATCCTCAAATTCTGTTACTACGATGCAGAGACTTCTCCTCTGATTCGCCTCAATCCCAATACAGCGACAGTAGAAGATTTAATCCAAATTCCCACTATGGATTTGGCATTAGCGCAAGCAGTTGTAGAAAATCGTCAGATGGCTGGTGCTTATCGAAATTTAGTTGATTTTCAAAAACGATTGTCCCTTCCAGGTCAGATTATTTCTCAGTTAATGCATTATTTAAGTTTTTGA
- a CDS encoding isoaspartyl peptidase/L-asparaginase: MELDVQPKVIIHGGAGSSLHGKGGVEAVRRSLYPVIEDVYALLLEGKSACEAVVRGCQMLEDDPLFNAGTGSVLQSDGQIRMSAALMDGIAQRFSGTINVSRVQHPIELALYLQNSPDRVLSDFGAAELLRELQLPSYDPITERRLNEWLQERQENFTKTMAAVVAEVGVGDDADTAVVDTSARRGTIGVVVLDSQGKLASGTSTGGKGFERIGRVSDSAMPAGNYATAHAAVSCTGIGEDIIDECLAARIVVRVTDGMSLLDAMQRSFTEASDRQRDLGAIALDASGAIAWGKTSDVILAAFHNGDRIGDTLELPVGTQVGCI, encoded by the coding sequence ATGGAGTTAGACGTGCAACCAAAAGTCATTATTCATGGTGGTGCAGGCAGTTCGCTACACGGCAAAGGTGGAGTGGAAGCAGTGAGGCGATCGCTCTACCCGGTTATTGAAGATGTTTATGCTTTACTGCTAGAAGGAAAGAGTGCTTGCGAGGCAGTGGTACGTGGTTGCCAAATGTTAGAAGACGATCCCTTGTTTAATGCTGGAACGGGATCGGTGCTGCAATCGGACGGACAAATTCGCATGAGTGCGGCGCTGATGGATGGTATTGCTCAAAGATTTAGCGGTACGATCAATGTCTCGCGAGTCCAGCATCCAATCGAACTAGCATTATATTTACAAAACTCTCCCGATCGCGTGTTGTCAGACTTTGGGGCAGCAGAACTATTGCGAGAACTGCAACTGCCTAGTTACGATCCGATTACGGAGCGTCGTCTCAACGAATGGCTGCAAGAAAGGCAGGAAAATTTCACAAAGACGATGGCGGCGGTAGTGGCAGAAGTCGGGGTAGGAGATGATGCAGACACCGCAGTTGTCGATACAAGTGCTAGACGGGGGACAATTGGCGTAGTCGTGCTAGACAGCCAAGGAAAGCTAGCATCTGGTACATCTACAGGTGGTAAAGGGTTTGAACGCATCGGACGTGTCAGCGATTCTGCCATGCCTGCGGGAAATTATGCTACAGCACACGCTGCCGTAAGCTGTACGGGAATCGGCGAAGACATCATCGATGAGTGTTTGGCAGCGCGGATCGTCGTCCGCGTCACGGATGGTATGTCTTTGTTAGATGCGATGCAACGATCGTTTACTGAAGCCAGCGATCGCCAGCGAGACTTAGGGGCGATCGCCCTTGATGCTTCTGGGGCGATCGCTTGGGGTAAAACTAGCGACGTGATCTTGGCTGCTTTCCACAATGGCGATCGCATTGGCGATACTTTGGAATTGCCCGTAGGGACGCAGGTTGGTTGTATTTGA
- a CDS encoding DUF1825 family protein encodes MGFFDSDIVQQEAKQLFEDYQALIKLGNSYGKFDREGKKLYIDQMEAMMERYRIFMKRFELSEDFMAQMTVEQLRTQLNQFGITPQQMFEQMHNTLERMKAELESQS; translated from the coding sequence ATGGGATTTTTTGATTCTGATATAGTTCAACAGGAAGCCAAACAGCTGTTTGAGGATTATCAAGCGCTGATCAAGCTGGGGAATAGCTACGGCAAATTTGACCGCGAAGGAAAAAAGCTATATATCGATCAAATGGAAGCCATGATGGAGCGCTATCGGATTTTTATGAAGCGCTTTGAACTTTCAGAAGACTTTATGGCACAAATGACGGTAGAACAACTTAGAACTCAGCTCAATCAGTTTGGGATCACGCCGCAGCAAATGTTTGAGCAAATGCATAATACTTTGGAGCGGATGAAAGCAGAGCTAGAGAGTCAGTCCTAA
- a CDS encoding NINE protein, giving the protein MSIVSQQKNRKVAATLAFACTVLPMPIAGLHKFYLGQPLWGLLYLLLSWTPIPRVASAIEGFWYLVQDSEEFDLNFNSEFGELGMSGTSVTNLANFSILSKRPSTTVMPARVSAIADAMRELDNLRQEGLISEYEFEQKRRQLLDSI; this is encoded by the coding sequence ATGAGCATCGTCAGCCAACAAAAAAATCGTAAAGTTGCTGCTACTCTGGCTTTTGCTTGTACGGTGTTGCCGATGCCAATCGCTGGATTGCACAAGTTTTACTTGGGACAGCCTTTGTGGGGACTGCTTTATCTACTGCTATCGTGGACACCTATTCCCCGCGTTGCTAGCGCTATTGAAGGGTTTTGGTATTTAGTACAAGACAGTGAGGAGTTTGACCTCAACTTTAATTCTGAATTCGGTGAATTAGGCATGTCTGGAACGAGCGTAACTAATCTTGCCAATTTTTCCATTTTATCTAAGCGCCCCTCAACTACAGTCATGCCAGCCCGAGTGAGCGCGATCGCAGATGCCATGAGAGAATTAGACAATCTCCGCCAAGAGGGGTTAATCTCGGAATACGAATTCGAGCAAAAACGCCGCCAGTTATTAGATAGTATTTGA